The Pseudomonas fluorescens genome includes a window with the following:
- the soxR gene encoding redox-sensitive transcriptional activator SoxR, with translation MTQIDIHKELTVGQVAARSGVAVTALHFYESKGLIKSTRNQGNQRRYSRAVLRRVALIKVAQRLGIPLAEIGEALKSLPDNRAPTAADWQTLSAQWSRDLDERINQLVALRDRLNGCIGCGCLSMEACPLRNQGDVLGKHGPGAHLLEQP, from the coding sequence ATGACGCAGATCGATATCCACAAGGAACTCACCGTCGGCCAAGTGGCCGCCCGCAGCGGCGTGGCGGTCACGGCGCTGCACTTCTATGAATCCAAGGGGCTGATCAAAAGCACGCGCAACCAGGGCAACCAACGTCGCTACTCACGGGCAGTATTGCGCCGCGTGGCGCTGATCAAGGTTGCCCAGCGCCTGGGCATTCCTTTGGCGGAAATCGGCGAGGCGTTGAAAAGCCTGCCGGACAACCGTGCGCCAACGGCCGCCGACTGGCAGACCTTGTCGGCGCAGTGGAGCCGGGACCTGGACGAGCGCATCAACCAATTGGTGGCGCTGCGTGATCGACTCAACGGCTGCATCGGCTGCGGATGCCTGTCGATGGAGGCTTGCCCGCTGCGCAATCAGGGCGACGTGCTGGGCAAACACGGGCCAGGGGCTCACCTGCTGGAGCAGCCGTGA
- a CDS encoding antibiotic biosynthesis monooxygenase yields MQSPRNNRSFTQLMEFDIEPQWQQALVTALSEQTERLARDHLGFLSASIQASEDGRRVLNYLQWQTREAGEAALQSFETGERDFWWLIQAHRAKAVTFGSFQVLRNIERSLDNALHCQLVD; encoded by the coding sequence ATGCAATCACCAAGGAACAACCGCAGTTTCACCCAGTTGATGGAGTTCGATATCGAACCGCAATGGCAGCAGGCGCTGGTAACCGCCTTGTCGGAACAAACCGAGCGCCTGGCTCGGGACCACCTGGGGTTCCTGAGTGCCAGTATCCAGGCCAGCGAGGATGGTCGGCGGGTGCTCAACTATTTGCAGTGGCAAACCCGCGAGGCAGGCGAGGCGGCGCTTCAAAGCTTCGAAACGGGCGAGCGGGATTTCTGGTGGCTGATCCAGGCTCATCGAGCCAAAGCCGTGACGTTTGGCTCGTTCCAAGTGCTGCGCAACATCGAGCGCAGTCTGGACAACGCGTTGCATTGCCAGTTGGTCGACTGA
- a CDS encoding LysE family translocator produces the protein MTLSLDLLLGFALFALVTSITPGPNNTMLLASGVNFGFNRTIPHMLGITCGFFSLVLAVGLGLGAVFQTYPLLYTALRYIGAAYLLYLAWKIAHSGPVSESQPGDNTPISYWGAAAFQWVNPKAWIMAIGAISTYTPLQGYFFNVLVIAAVFALINLPSVSLWVVCGSLLRNLLRDRRWLRLFNWGMALLLVASLYPLLLESIS, from the coding sequence ATGACCCTTTCGCTTGACCTGCTGCTGGGCTTCGCCCTGTTTGCCCTGGTGACCTCGATCACGCCTGGCCCTAACAACACCATGTTGTTGGCCTCGGGTGTCAATTTCGGTTTCAACCGCACCATTCCTCACATGCTGGGTATTACCTGCGGCTTCTTTTCCCTGGTGCTGGCGGTGGGCCTTGGCCTGGGCGCGGTGTTCCAGACTTATCCACTGCTTTATACCGCGCTGCGCTACATCGGCGCGGCGTATCTGTTGTACCTGGCGTGGAAAATCGCCCACTCCGGTCCGGTTTCGGAAAGCCAGCCGGGAGACAATACGCCGATCAGCTACTGGGGCGCGGCGGCGTTCCAATGGGTCAATCCCAAGGCCTGGATCATGGCCATCGGTGCCATCAGCACGTACACGCCACTTCAGGGTTATTTCTTTAACGTGTTGGTGATCGCGGCGGTGTTTGCCCTGATCAACCTGCCAAGCGTGAGTCTGTGGGTGGTGTGCGGCAGCCTGTTGCGCAACCTGTTGCGTGATCGTCGCTGGTTGCGCCTGTTCAACTGGGGCATGGCGCTGCTGTTGGTCGCTTCGCTGTATCCATTGTTGCTCGAAAGCATCAGTTGA
- a CDS encoding cysteine desulfurase family protein → MNKRPLYFDYAATTPVDERVIRVMVECLGFDGNFGNPASSSHAFGQEARRSVERARQQVAQLVGAQPEQIVWTSGATESNNLALKGVAQARGGSAGHVITSLIEHKAILDTARQLEESGVAVTWLAPDAEGLISPQAVREALREDTFLVSLMLVNNELGTVNDVIAISEIVRAHGALFHVDAAQGAGKVQIDLSRWPVDLMSFSAHKIYGPKGIGALYVGERARPRLSAQIHGGGHEGGLRSGTLATHQIAAMGAAFELAAEAFEEELAKIARLRNRLLEPLRALPGVRINGSASRRIPHTLSLTFNEGEFNPAALSASIAFSATSACNSAQNSPSHVLLALGHDARAAGRTIRLSLGRFTTEQDIDEAVRLIQAACATAPAFWATTP, encoded by the coding sequence ATGAATAAACGTCCTTTGTATTTCGACTACGCCGCCACCACGCCGGTGGATGAGCGGGTCATCCGGGTCATGGTCGAGTGTCTGGGCTTTGACGGCAACTTTGGCAACCCGGCTTCCAGTTCCCATGCCTTCGGCCAGGAGGCCCGGCGCTCGGTAGAGCGTGCCCGCCAGCAGGTGGCGCAACTGGTCGGGGCTCAGCCCGAACAGATCGTCTGGACGTCCGGCGCTACCGAGTCCAATAATCTGGCCCTCAAGGGGGTGGCCCAGGCGCGCGGTGGTTCCGCCGGCCATGTCATCACCAGTCTGATCGAACACAAGGCGATTCTCGATACGGCGCGCCAGCTTGAAGAGAGCGGCGTCGCGGTGACCTGGCTGGCGCCGGACGCCGAGGGCCTGATCAGCCCGCAAGCGGTTCGCGAGGCGTTGCGCGAAGACACGTTCCTGGTGTCGCTGATGCTGGTGAACAACGAGTTGGGCACCGTCAACGACGTCATCGCCATCAGCGAGATCGTTCGCGCGCACGGTGCGCTGTTTCATGTGGACGCAGCCCAGGGGGCCGGGAAGGTGCAGATCGACCTGTCTCGTTGGCCGGTGGACCTGATGTCTTTTTCCGCGCACAAGATCTACGGTCCCAAGGGCATCGGTGCGCTCTACGTCGGCGAGCGTGCCCGGCCACGGCTGTCGGCACAGATTCACGGCGGTGGGCATGAAGGTGGTTTGCGCTCCGGGACCCTGGCGACCCACCAGATCGCAGCCATGGGCGCCGCATTCGAACTCGCGGCCGAGGCATTCGAGGAAGAACTCGCTAAAATCGCCCGGTTGCGCAATCGTTTGCTTGAGCCGCTGCGGGCCTTGCCCGGTGTGCGTATAAACGGCAGTGCGAGCCGCCGGATTCCCCACACGCTGAGCCTGACCTTCAACGAAGGTGAGTTCAACCCGGCGGCGTTGAGCGCATCGATTGCATTTTCCGCCACCTCGGCCTGCAATTCGGCGCAGAACAGCCCGTCCCACGTGCTGCTGGCCCTGGGGCACGATGCGCGCGCGGCCGGGCGAACCATTCGCCTGAGCCTGGGCCGCTTTACCACTGAACAGGATATCGACGAGGCGGTGCGGCTGATCCAGGCGGCGTGCGCGACTGCGCCGGCGTTCTGGGCCACGACCCCATAA
- a CDS encoding aminopeptidase P family protein, translated as MSTEPLSRGLVPQRLAKIRQLMSREGIHALLVPSADPHLSEYLPGYWQGRQWLSGFHGSVGTLIVTGSFAGVWADSRYWEQATKELEGSGIELVKLIPGQPGPLDWLAEQTPEGGVVAVDGAVMAVASARTLGGKLAERGARLRTDIDLLKEAWSDRPSLPDQPVYAHLPPQATVSRVEKLAKLRESLKERGADWHFIATLDDIAWLFNLRGADVSFNPVFVSFALIGQQQATLFVALDKVDAALRAVLEQDGVTLRDYSEAAAALREVPDGASLQIDPARVTVGLLDNLGSGVKLVEGLNPTTLAKSRKSLADAEHIRRAMEQDGAALCEFFAWLEGAWGRERITELTIDEHLTAARTRRPDFVSLSFNTIAAFNANGAMPHYHATAEAHAVIEGDGLLLIDSGGQYLGGTTDITRMVPVGTPTAEQKRDCTRVLKGVIALSRAKFPRGILSPLLDAIARAPIWAEQVDYGHGTGHGVGYFLNVHEGPQVIAYQAAAAPQTAMQVGMITSIEPGTYRPGRWGVRIENLVLNREAGSSEFGEFLEFETLTLCPIDTRCLEPSLLTQDEKDWFNAYHAEVQRRLGPLLDGDALQWLNTRTMAI; from the coding sequence ATGAGCACCGAGCCTTTGTCCCGTGGACTGGTTCCCCAGCGCCTGGCCAAAATCCGCCAACTGATGAGCCGAGAGGGCATTCATGCGCTGCTGGTGCCATCGGCCGACCCGCATCTGTCCGAATATCTGCCGGGCTATTGGCAGGGGCGGCAATGGCTGTCGGGCTTCCATGGCTCGGTGGGTACCTTGATCGTGACCGGCAGTTTCGCTGGCGTCTGGGCCGATAGCCGTTATTGGGAGCAGGCCACCAAGGAACTGGAGGGCAGTGGTATCGAACTGGTCAAGCTCATTCCCGGCCAACCCGGCCCCTTGGACTGGCTGGCGGAACAAACGCCTGAGGGTGGGGTGGTCGCCGTCGACGGTGCGGTCATGGCCGTGGCATCGGCCCGAACCCTGGGTGGCAAACTTGCGGAACGCGGCGCACGGTTGCGTACCGACATCGACCTGCTCAAGGAGGCCTGGAGCGATCGCCCAAGCTTGCCGGATCAGCCGGTCTATGCCCATTTGCCGCCCCAGGCGACCGTCAGCCGGGTCGAGAAACTCGCCAAGCTGCGCGAATCCCTCAAGGAGCGTGGTGCCGACTGGCATTTCATCGCCACGCTGGATGACATCGCCTGGTTGTTCAACCTGCGCGGCGCGGATGTGTCGTTCAACCCGGTATTCGTCTCCTTTGCCTTGATCGGCCAGCAACAGGCGACGCTGTTCGTGGCCTTGGACAAGGTTGACGCAGCGCTGCGTGCCGTTCTTGAACAGGACGGCGTGACCCTGCGCGATTACAGCGAAGCCGCCGCCGCGTTGCGTGAAGTGCCGGACGGTGCGAGCCTGCAGATCGATCCGGCGCGGGTGACGGTCGGCTTGCTGGATAATCTGGGCAGCGGCGTGAAGCTGGTCGAAGGTCTCAACCCAACGACGCTGGCCAAGTCTCGAAAAAGCCTGGCCGATGCCGAGCACATCCGTCGGGCCATGGAGCAGGATGGCGCGGCGCTCTGTGAGTTCTTCGCCTGGCTGGAAGGGGCCTGGGGGCGCGAGCGCATCACCGAATTGACCATCGACGAGCACCTGACCGCCGCCCGCACTCGCCGGCCGGACTTCGTCTCCCTGAGTTTCAACACCATCGCCGCCTTTAACGCCAACGGCGCGATGCCTCATTACCACGCCACGGCAGAAGCCCATGCGGTCATCGAAGGTGATGGCCTGTTGCTGATCGATTCCGGCGGCCAGTACTTGGGGGGCACCACCGACATCACTCGCATGGTGCCGGTCGGCACACCCACTGCTGAGCAGAAACGTGATTGCACGCGCGTGCTCAAGGGCGTGATTGCCCTGTCCCGGGCCAAATTCCCACGGGGCATTCTTTCGCCGTTGCTGGATGCAATCGCCCGCGCACCGATCTGGGCAGAGCAGGTGGATTACGGCCACGGCACCGGTCATGGCGTCGGCTATTTCCTCAATGTCCACGAAGGCCCGCAGGTGATTGCCTATCAAGCCGCTGCCGCGCCGCAAACGGCGATGCAGGTTGGCATGATCACCTCCATCGAGCCGGGCACTTATCGTCCCGGTCGCTGGGGGGTGCGTATCGAGAACCTGGTGTTGAACCGTGAAGCCGGAAGCAGCGAGTTCGGCGAGTTCCTTGAGTTCGAAACCCTGACCCTGTGCCCGATCGACACCCGCTGCCTGGAACCTTCTTTGCTGACCCAGGACGAAAAAGACTGGTTCAACGCTTACCACGCCGAGGTTCAGCGTCGCTTGGGCCCGTTGCTGGACGGTGACGCACTGCAATGGCTGAACACGCGAACGATGGCAATTTGA
- a CDS encoding 2-hydroxychromene-2-carboxylate isomerase, translating into MSKSVEFYFDFGSPTTYLAYTQLPTLCAQTNSQLIYRPMLLGGVFKATGNASPATVPAKNPYLFKDLNRFAKRYEVAFKFNPHFPINTLQLMRAVTGMQLRQPERFEAFVDCLFRAFWVDARNLNDPTTVAAVLNEGGFDADYVLALTNDEQVKQALKTATEEAIARGVFGAPSMFVGNELFFGQDRLDFVREALA; encoded by the coding sequence ATGAGCAAATCGGTGGAGTTTTACTTCGATTTCGGCAGCCCGACCACGTACCTGGCCTACACCCAGTTGCCGACGCTATGCGCGCAGACCAACAGCCAGCTGATCTATCGCCCGATGTTATTGGGTGGCGTCTTCAAGGCAACCGGCAATGCATCACCGGCGACTGTGCCGGCCAAGAACCCTTACCTGTTCAAGGATCTGAATCGCTTCGCCAAGCGCTATGAGGTCGCCTTCAAGTTCAATCCTCACTTCCCCATCAATACACTGCAACTGATGCGCGCGGTGACTGGCATGCAATTGCGCCAACCTGAACGCTTCGAGGCCTTCGTCGATTGCCTGTTCCGCGCCTTTTGGGTGGACGCCCGCAACCTCAATGACCCCACGACCGTCGCAGCAGTCCTGAACGAAGGCGGTTTCGACGCCGACTATGTGCTGGCCCTGACGAACGACGAGCAGGTCAAGCAAGCACTCAAGACCGCCACTGAAGAAGCCATCGCACGGGGCGTGTTCGGCGCCCCGAGCATGTTTGTCGGCAACGAGTTGTTCTTCGGCCAGGATCGGTTGGACTTCGTCCGTGAAGCCCTTGCCTGA
- a CDS encoding SDR family oxidoreductase, translating into MNNKKVVLVVGAGDATGGAIAKRFAQEGFVACVTRRSADKLEPLVDGIRAQGGEAHGFACDARKEDDVIALIEQIENQIGPIEAFVFNIGANVPCSILEETARKYFKIWEMACFSGFLNAREVAKRMVKRQRGTILFTGATAGLRGASGFAAFAGAKHGIRALAQSMARELGPMNIHVAHVVVDGAIDTDFIRDNFPEKYATKDQDGILNPEHIADNYWYLHSQPRDAWTFELDLRPWSERW; encoded by the coding sequence ATGAATAACAAGAAGGTCGTACTGGTTGTTGGCGCGGGCGATGCCACCGGCGGAGCGATTGCCAAACGCTTTGCGCAGGAAGGTTTTGTGGCCTGCGTTACCCGTCGCAGCGCCGACAAACTCGAACCCCTGGTGGATGGAATCCGCGCCCAAGGCGGCGAAGCCCACGGGTTTGCCTGCGATGCACGCAAAGAGGACGACGTGATCGCACTCATCGAGCAAATCGAGAACCAGATCGGCCCGATCGAAGCCTTTGTGTTCAACATCGGCGCCAATGTCCCCTGCAGCATCCTCGAAGAAACCGCACGCAAGTATTTCAAGATCTGGGAAATGGCCTGTTTCTCAGGCTTTCTCAATGCACGGGAAGTGGCCAAGCGCATGGTCAAGCGCCAGCGCGGGACAATTCTGTTTACCGGGGCAACGGCGGGATTGCGTGGCGCTTCGGGGTTCGCCGCATTCGCGGGCGCCAAGCATGGCATCCGGGCACTGGCCCAGAGCATGGCCCGTGAGCTGGGACCGATGAATATTCACGTGGCCCACGTGGTGGTGGACGGCGCCATCGACACTGACTTCATCCGCGATAATTTCCCGGAGAAATATGCCACCAAGGATCAGGACGGCATCCTGAACCCCGAACACATCGCCGACAACTACTGGTACCTGCACAGCCAACCCCGCGACGCCTGGACCTTCGAACTGGACCTGCGGCCCTGGAGCGAACGCTGGTAA
- a CDS encoding TetR/AcrR family transcriptional regulator, which yields MRYSANHKMETREKLLASSAVSAKKSGFSTVGVDGLMKAIGLSGGAFYSHFSSKDELFKAIVERELAQSLDRLSGDGAMDSMKLERCLKQYLSMSHVEQPEAGCALPVLGAEIARSDVQVREAAQTWICRLHESWARILGSDSLAWAILSQCVGALVVARMLVTPQVQRDVLKSSHEEIRRRMAEQGLD from the coding sequence ATGCGATATTCAGCCAATCACAAAATGGAAACCCGCGAGAAACTGCTCGCCAGCAGTGCCGTCTCTGCCAAGAAGTCGGGTTTCTCCACGGTCGGCGTCGATGGTTTGATGAAAGCGATCGGGTTGAGCGGCGGTGCGTTTTATAGCCACTTCTCATCGAAGGATGAGCTTTTCAAGGCCATTGTTGAGCGGGAATTGGCCCAAAGCCTGGATCGTCTGAGTGGAGACGGTGCGATGGACTCAATGAAGCTGGAGCGCTGCCTCAAGCAGTACCTGAGCATGAGCCACGTTGAGCAGCCCGAAGCAGGGTGTGCGTTACCGGTGCTGGGTGCCGAGATCGCGCGATCGGATGTCCAGGTGAGGGAGGCGGCGCAAACGTGGATCTGTCGTTTGCACGAAAGCTGGGCGCGGATATTGGGAAGCGACAGTCTGGCATGGGCCATCCTGTCTCAATGCGTGGGAGCATTGGTGGTTGCGCGGATGCTGGTCACGCCGCAGGTCCAGCGTGACGTCCTCAAATCCAGTCATGAGGAGATTAGGCGCCGAATGGCCGAGCAAGGGCTCGACTGA
- the rhtA gene encoding threonine/homoserine exporter RhtA — MTPPPHRSLASTLYPVALLLIAMASIQSGASLAKSMFPVVGAQGTTTLRLIFASLIMLLLLRPWRAKLTAQSLRTVIVYGMALGGMNFLFYMSVRTVPLGIAVALEFTGPLAVAIYASRRAIDFLWIALAVAGLLLLIPTGATNAGIDLLGAGYALGAGVCWALYILFGQKAGADNGVQTAALGVMIAALFVAPIGIVHAGAALLTPSLIPIAIGVAILSTALPYTLEMISLTRMPARTFGTLMSVEPAVAALSGLVFLQEYLSLAQWLAITCIILASVGATMTMGNTAKPAVAAD; from the coding sequence ATGACACCCCCTCCACATCGCAGCCTGGCCTCCACCCTGTATCCGGTTGCCCTACTATTAATAGCCATGGCCTCCATTCAATCGGGAGCCTCCCTCGCCAAAAGCATGTTCCCTGTAGTGGGCGCACAGGGCACAACAACGCTGCGACTCATTTTTGCCAGCCTCATCATGCTGTTATTGCTACGTCCCTGGCGCGCCAAGCTCACCGCCCAATCCCTGCGCACCGTGATCGTTTACGGGATGGCATTGGGCGGCATGAACTTTCTCTTCTATATGTCGGTTCGTACCGTTCCACTGGGCATTGCCGTAGCACTGGAGTTCACCGGCCCCCTGGCAGTCGCCATATACGCCTCACGCAGGGCAATCGATTTTCTCTGGATCGCCCTGGCAGTCGCTGGCCTGCTTCTGCTTATACCGACCGGTGCGACCAATGCCGGTATTGACCTGCTTGGAGCCGGCTACGCGCTGGGCGCAGGTGTTTGCTGGGCGTTGTACATCCTGTTTGGCCAGAAAGCCGGTGCGGACAATGGCGTACAAACCGCCGCTTTGGGGGTAATGATCGCCGCTCTGTTCGTCGCCCCGATTGGTATCGTGCACGCGGGTGCCGCACTGCTCACACCGAGCCTGATTCCAATCGCCATCGGGGTCGCCATCCTGTCTACGGCCCTGCCCTACACCCTGGAAATGATCTCCCTGACCCGAATGCCAGCCCGCACTTTCGGTACCCTGATGAGCGTCGAACCGGCAGTCGCGGCCCTGTCGGGGCTGGTCTTTCTGCAGGAGTACTTGTCCTTGGCCCAATGGCTCGCCATTACCTGCATCATCCTCGCGTCGGTCGGCGCAACGATGACCATGGGTAACACTGCGAAGCCTGCCGTCGCGGCAGATTGA
- a CDS encoding lysozyme inhibitor LprI family protein — protein MSPRLLLALMPLLFVTVAQADDCADATTQGEMNQCAAKENKAADNELNSLYKLITARLKDNPQAKQMLVKAQRAWIGFRDAECNFSASGVEGGSVYPLIYSNCITAQTKARIEAFKTYLKCKEGDLSCPVPGA, from the coding sequence ATGTCCCCGCGCTTGCTTCTGGCCCTGATGCCGCTGCTTTTCGTTACTGTTGCCCAGGCCGACGACTGCGCCGACGCCACCACTCAAGGCGAAATGAACCAATGCGCAGCCAAAGAAAACAAGGCCGCCGACAACGAGCTGAACAGCTTGTACAAGCTGATCACAGCACGCTTGAAGGACAACCCGCAGGCCAAACAGATGCTGGTCAAGGCGCAGCGTGCCTGGATAGGCTTCCGTGACGCCGAATGCAATTTCTCCGCCTCCGGGGTCGAGGGCGGTAGCGTCTACCCACTGATCTACAGCAACTGCATCACCGCCCAGACTAAAGCCCGGATCGAGGCATTCAAGACCTATCTCAAGTGCAAGGAAGGGGATCTGAGCTGCCCAGTACCCGGGGCTTAA
- a CDS encoding SRPBCC family protein — protein sequence MHSSDRIERKILLKAPRSHVWRALANAEAFGQWFGVALEGKRFVAGERTQGQITYPGYEHLIWDVAVERVEPERVFSFRWHPYAVEPQVDYSQESETRVQFELEDMDGGTLLKVVESGFNNIPEARRLKAFRMDSRGWDEQMANIEAFLGKS from the coding sequence ATGCATTCATCCGATCGCATTGAAAGAAAGATCCTGCTTAAGGCTCCGCGCTCTCATGTCTGGCGAGCCCTGGCCAATGCCGAAGCTTTCGGCCAATGGTTCGGTGTTGCCCTTGAGGGGAAACGGTTTGTGGCAGGGGAGCGTACCCAGGGGCAAATCACTTATCCAGGTTACGAGCATCTCATCTGGGACGTGGCGGTGGAACGGGTGGAGCCCGAGCGGGTGTTCTCGTTTCGCTGGCATCCTTACGCTGTCGAGCCGCAGGTGGATTACTCTCAAGAGTCCGAAACCCGGGTGCAATTCGAACTTGAAGACATGGATGGCGGCACCCTGCTCAAAGTCGTGGAGTCGGGTTTCAACAACATTCCCGAGGCTCGCCGGCTCAAGGCTTTTCGCATGGACAGCCGTGGTTGGGACGAGCAGATGGCCAATATTGAAGCCTTCCTGGGCAAGTCTTGA
- a CDS encoding AraC family transcriptional regulator → MSVSTSIHIAPDDGVSQRRAELASLMKRFAPEYGVHPTAIEALHLIRSDQPTEALHTVHKPGLCVIIEGRKEVRLADECYVYDPLNYLVVSVTLPLAGQVIEASPERPYLCIRLDIDPAQICRLIADASPIGVPTERTGRGLFLDRIDAPLLDAVLRLLRLLDSPDDIATLAPLAQQEIFYRLLRGAQGQRLHEIAIPDTQTHRISRAIEWLNTHYAEPLSIDSLAQMINLSPSALHHRFKAVTAMSPLQYQKQLRLQEARRLLLAENSDVSSIGYKMGYESPSQFSREYSRLFGASPSKDIARLRAQALQASSA, encoded by the coding sequence ATGTCGGTATCCACGTCCATCCACATTGCGCCAGACGACGGCGTCAGCCAGCGCCGCGCCGAATTGGCGAGTCTGATGAAGCGCTTTGCGCCGGAATATGGCGTCCACCCTACGGCCATCGAGGCCTTGCACCTGATCCGTAGCGACCAGCCGACCGAAGCCCTGCACACCGTGCACAAGCCTGGTTTATGCGTGATTATCGAGGGGCGCAAGGAAGTGCGCCTGGCGGACGAATGCTACGTGTATGACCCGCTCAACTATCTGGTCGTCTCGGTGACCCTGCCACTGGCCGGCCAGGTGATTGAAGCCAGCCCCGAGCGCCCCTACCTGTGCATCCGCCTCGACATCGACCCGGCACAGATCTGCCGTCTGATTGCCGACGCCAGCCCTATCGGCGTGCCGACCGAAAGAACCGGACGCGGGCTGTTCCTGGATCGCATTGATGCGCCATTGCTCGACGCAGTGTTGCGCTTGCTGCGGCTGTTGGACAGCCCGGACGATATCGCCACCCTCGCGCCGTTGGCCCAACAGGAGATTTTCTACCGGCTGCTGCGTGGCGCCCAAGGCCAGCGCTTGCACGAAATAGCCATTCCCGACACCCAGACCCATCGCATCAGCCGTGCCATCGAATGGCTCAATACCCATTACGCCGAGCCGTTGAGCATCGACAGCCTGGCACAAATGATCAATCTCAGCCCTTCGGCGTTGCACCACCGCTTCAAAGCCGTGACCGCCATGAGTCCGCTGCAATACCAGAAACAACTGCGCTTGCAGGAAGCCCGACGGTTACTGTTGGCGGAGAACAGCGACGTTTCGTCAATCGGCTACAAGATGGGGTATGAAAGCCCCTCGCAGTTCAGCCGTGAATACAGCCGTCTATTTGGCGCCTCCCCGAGCAAGGACATCGCTCGTTTGCGTGCCCAGGCGCTGCAAGCCAGTAGCGCCTGA
- a CDS encoding SDR family oxidoreductase, protein MSDIQNKVVVITGASSGIGEAAARLLAARGARVVLGARRIDRLQTLVQELETAGQQAICKAVDVTRRDDVQNLIDFAVQRFGRVDVIINNAGVMPLSKLEALKVEEWDRMIDVNIRGVLHGIAAGLPLMQRQRSGQFINIASIGAYAVSPTAAVYCATKFAVRAISEGLRQEVGGDVRVTVISPGVTESELAESISDEGGRAEMREFRRIAIPAEAIARAIAYAIEQPADVDVSELIVRPTASPF, encoded by the coding sequence ATGTCCGATATTCAAAACAAAGTAGTGGTCATCACCGGCGCCAGCAGCGGGATTGGTGAAGCCGCGGCGCGGTTGCTCGCGGCTCGCGGTGCCCGTGTCGTGCTTGGCGCCCGGCGCATCGATCGTCTGCAAACACTGGTGCAGGAACTCGAAACCGCCGGCCAGCAGGCTATCTGCAAAGCGGTGGACGTGACCCGCCGCGACGATGTCCAGAACCTGATCGACTTCGCTGTCCAGCGTTTCGGCAGGGTCGATGTGATCATCAATAACGCCGGGGTCATGCCGCTCTCCAAGCTCGAGGCGCTGAAAGTCGAGGAGTGGGACCGCATGATCGACGTCAACATCCGTGGCGTGCTCCACGGCATCGCCGCCGGCCTGCCGCTGATGCAGCGCCAGCGCAGCGGGCAGTTCATCAACATCGCGTCGATCGGTGCCTACGCCGTCAGCCCGACTGCGGCCGTGTATTGCGCCACCAAGTTTGCCGTGCGGGCGATTTCCGAGGGCTTGCGCCAGGAAGTCGGAGGGGATGTGCGCGTGACGGTAATTTCCCCCGGCGTGACCGAATCGGAACTGGCCGAGAGCATTTCCGATGAAGGTGGACGTGCCGAAATGCGCGAGTTCCGCAGGATCGCCATTCCGGCCGAAGCCATCGCCCGGGCGATTGCCTACGCCATCGAACAACCAGCGGACGTAGACGTCAGCGAATTGATCGTGCGGCCCACCGCCAGTCCATTCTGA
- a CDS encoding Atu4866 domain-containing protein, whose product MRKAFGDQDKFVGLWVTADGMIRHRLLPGGRYDEARGVRESAYQGDYWLQDDHIEYHDDTGFTADGDFREGVLYHAGMVLYRQER is encoded by the coding sequence ATGAGAAAGGCATTTGGAGACCAGGATAAATTCGTCGGCCTATGGGTGACGGCTGATGGCATGATTCGTCATCGGCTGCTGCCGGGCGGACGCTATGACGAAGCGCGAGGTGTACGTGAGAGCGCATATCAGGGCGACTACTGGCTGCAGGATGACCATATCGAATACCACGACGACACCGGTTTCACCGCCGATGGGGATTTTCGTGAAGGCGTGCTCTACCACGCGGGGATGGTGTTGTATCGCCAAGAGAGATGA